From the Anguilla anguilla isolate fAngAng1 chromosome 6, fAngAng1.pri, whole genome shotgun sequence genome, one window contains:
- the LOC118229407 gene encoding arylacetamide deacetylase-like isoform X2: MNANAHSLSDRPADFSELLGLKDYMGVMMLITVMETVAPATDRRVRVTEEVFDGVDVVVYRPGQQGGSRELRRAVIYLHGGGWCLGSSRMEPYDLLARKMVVELNAVVISVEYRLAPAHPFPAPFEDVYRGVRYFLRDRVLARYSVDPTRIAVSGDSAGGNLAAAVAQKLQQEPGQQVALKAQALLYPVLQALDLNTPSYRQNQDMPILPRTLMVRFWSEYFTSDKTLFHAMMTNSHNRPEDAHLLKFVNWSSHLPESFRGAYRYSAPEAAAAAGAAAEVPVSAPTGADPSGPFRAVADPRASPLLAQDGGLRLLPKAYILTCEYDVLRDDGVMYATRLRGAGVNVTHRHYAAGFHGALMFTVWPADFQIAHRMTEDYVSWLRENL; this comes from the exons ATGAATGCGAATGCTCACTCGTTAAGTGACAGGCCT GCAGACTTCAGTGAACTCCTGGGCCTGAAGGACTACATGGGAGTTATGATGCTCATCACCGTCATGGAGACGGTCGCCCCGGCGACCGACAGGCGCGTGCGGGTGACGGAGGAGGTGTTCGACGGGGTGGACGTGGTGGTGTACCGGCCCGGCCAGCAGGGCGGCTCCAGGGAGCTGCGGAGAGCCGTCATCTACCTGCATGGAGGAGGGTGGTGTCTGGGGAGCTCTA gAATGGAACCATATGATCTCCTTGCCAGGAAGATGGTTGTCGAGCTGAACGCGGTTGTCATTTCTGTGGA GTACCGCCTGGCCCCTGCGCACCCCTTCCCCGCCCCATTTGAGGACGTGTACCGGGGGGTCCGGTACTTCCTGCGGGACCGCGTCCTGGCCCGATACTCGGTGGACCCCACCCGAATCGCTGTGTCGGGGGACAGCGCCGGCGGGAACCTGGCGGCCGCCGTGGCTCAGAAG CTGCAGCAGGAGCCcggccagcaggtggcgctaAAGGCGCAGGCTCTGCTGTACCCCGTCCTGCAGGCCCTAGACCTCAACACCCCGTCCTACCGGCAGAACCAGGACATGCCCATCCTGCCCCGCACCCTGATGGTGCGCTTCTGGAGCGAGTACTTCACCAGCGACAAGACCCTGTTCCACGCCATGATGACCAACTCCCACAACCGCCCCGAGGACGCCCACCTGCTCAAGTTCGTCAACTGGAGCTCGCACCTGCCCGAGAGCTTCCGCGGGGCGTACCGGTACAGCGCcccggaggcggcggcggcggcgggggcggcggcggaggTTCCGGTTTCGGCTCCGACCGGCGCGGACCCGTCCGGGCCCTTCCGGGCCGTGGCGGACCCCCGGGCGTCGCCCCTGCTGGCGCAGGACGGGGGCCTGCGGCTGCTGCCCAAGGCCTACATCCTGACGTGCGAGTACGACGTGCTGCGGGACGACGGCGTGATGTACGCCACCCGCCTGCGCGGCGCCGGCGTCAACGTCACGCACCGCCACTACGCCGCCGGCTTCCACGGCGCCCTCATGTTCACCGTCTGGCCCGCCGACTTCCAGATCGCGCACCGGATGACCGAGGACTACGTCAGCTGGCTGAGGGAGAAcctgtag
- the LOC118229407 gene encoding arylacetamide deacetylase-like isoform X1 has product MRSNCTIAFLLVVIGAYYVYLPIPGEIEQKWKLMITDSFFRSLSHLADFSELLGLKDYMGVMMLITVMETVAPATDRRVRVTEEVFDGVDVVVYRPGQQGGSRELRRAVIYLHGGGWCLGSSRMEPYDLLARKMVVELNAVVISVEYRLAPAHPFPAPFEDVYRGVRYFLRDRVLARYSVDPTRIAVSGDSAGGNLAAAVAQKLQQEPGQQVALKAQALLYPVLQALDLNTPSYRQNQDMPILPRTLMVRFWSEYFTSDKTLFHAMMTNSHNRPEDAHLLKFVNWSSHLPESFRGAYRYSAPEAAAAAGAAAEVPVSAPTGADPSGPFRAVADPRASPLLAQDGGLRLLPKAYILTCEYDVLRDDGVMYATRLRGAGVNVTHRHYAAGFHGALMFTVWPADFQIAHRMTEDYVSWLRENL; this is encoded by the exons ATGAGATCAAATTGTACAATTGCATTTCTGCTTGTGGTGATTGGTGCCTACTACGTTTATTTACCGATTCCAGGGGAAATTGAACAAAAATGGAAACTAATGATCACGGACAGCTTCTTCAGAAGTCTCAGCCACCTG GCAGACTTCAGTGAACTCCTGGGCCTGAAGGACTACATGGGAGTTATGATGCTCATCACCGTCATGGAGACGGTCGCCCCGGCGACCGACAGGCGCGTGCGGGTGACGGAGGAGGTGTTCGACGGGGTGGACGTGGTGGTGTACCGGCCCGGCCAGCAGGGCGGCTCCAGGGAGCTGCGGAGAGCCGTCATCTACCTGCATGGAGGAGGGTGGTGTCTGGGGAGCTCTA gAATGGAACCATATGATCTCCTTGCCAGGAAGATGGTTGTCGAGCTGAACGCGGTTGTCATTTCTGTGGA GTACCGCCTGGCCCCTGCGCACCCCTTCCCCGCCCCATTTGAGGACGTGTACCGGGGGGTCCGGTACTTCCTGCGGGACCGCGTCCTGGCCCGATACTCGGTGGACCCCACCCGAATCGCTGTGTCGGGGGACAGCGCCGGCGGGAACCTGGCGGCCGCCGTGGCTCAGAAG CTGCAGCAGGAGCCcggccagcaggtggcgctaAAGGCGCAGGCTCTGCTGTACCCCGTCCTGCAGGCCCTAGACCTCAACACCCCGTCCTACCGGCAGAACCAGGACATGCCCATCCTGCCCCGCACCCTGATGGTGCGCTTCTGGAGCGAGTACTTCACCAGCGACAAGACCCTGTTCCACGCCATGATGACCAACTCCCACAACCGCCCCGAGGACGCCCACCTGCTCAAGTTCGTCAACTGGAGCTCGCACCTGCCCGAGAGCTTCCGCGGGGCGTACCGGTACAGCGCcccggaggcggcggcggcggcgggggcggcggcggaggTTCCGGTTTCGGCTCCGACCGGCGCGGACCCGTCCGGGCCCTTCCGGGCCGTGGCGGACCCCCGGGCGTCGCCCCTGCTGGCGCAGGACGGGGGCCTGCGGCTGCTGCCCAAGGCCTACATCCTGACGTGCGAGTACGACGTGCTGCGGGACGACGGCGTGATGTACGCCACCCGCCTGCGCGGCGCCGGCGTCAACGTCACGCACCGCCACTACGCCGCCGGCTTCCACGGCGCCCTCATGTTCACCGTCTGGCCCGCCGACTTCCAGATCGCGCACCGGATGACCGAGGACTACGTCAGCTGGCTGAGGGAGAAcctgtag
- the LOC118229411 gene encoding probable G-protein coupled receptor 171, which translates to MEAVNSTVSCRPSGSTAPFTVLYALAFLVGLGGTLTALWGVARCRGDRRSIDVYLLNLLASALLLTLALPFKIATSLGVASWGLQVFHCQASAVVVYISLYVSLLLLALVSADRYLQISQSPRLRCAREPGLARVLSAVAWALVLFIMVPNMAIPTRDVPEKQWLRCAELKREEGLHWHRLASFLGTGIFLNASLAVLAANGLALRRLWANHHRRHGADGRWLDARRTARHVATVTLAYVVCFVPYHAVRTPYTLTQGRPIHDCPQWNHLYLAKEATLLLAVLHVCFNPVLYFHFSRSFRQRLKQTFRPKGNSSAPPRDMKTSLPSVRPP; encoded by the coding sequence ATGGAGGCTGTGAACTCAACGGTCAGCTGCAGGCCCAGCGGCAGCACGGCGCCCTTCACCGTCCTCTACGCCCTGGCCTTCctggtggggctggggggcacGCTGACCGCCCTGTGGGGGGTGGCGCGTTGCCGCGGCGACCGGAGGAGCATCGACGTCTACCTGCTCAACCTGCTGGCCTCCGCCCTCCTGCTCACGCTGGCCCTGCCCTTCAAAATCGCCACCAGCCTGGGCGTGGCCTCCTGGGGCCTCCAGGTGTTCCACTGCCAGGCCTCGGCCGTGGTGGTCTACATCAGCCTGTACgtctccctgctcctcctcgcCCTGGTGAGCGCCGACCGCTACCTGCAGATCTCCCAGAGTCCCCGGCTGCGCTGCGCCCGGGAGCCCGGCCTGGCCCGGGTGCTGTCGGCGGTGGCGTGGGCGCTGGTGCTCTTCATCATGGTGCCCAACATGGCCATCCCCACCCGGGACGTCCCGGAGAAGCAGTGGCTGAGGTGCGCCGAGCTGAAGCGGGAGGAGGGGCTGCACTGGCACAGGCTGGCCAGCTTCCTGGGCACGGGCATCTTCCTGAACGCCTCGCTCGCCGTGCTCGCTGCCAACGGGCTGGCGCTGCGGCGGCTGTGGGCCAACCACCACCGGCGTCACGGGGCCGACGGCAGGTGGCTCGACGCCCGCCGCACCGCCCGCCACGTCGCCACGGTAACCCTGGCCTACGTGGTCTGCTTTGTGCCGTACCACGCCGTGCGGACGCCCTACACCCTCACCCAGGGCCGGCCGATCCACGACTGCCCCCAGTGGAACCACCTCTACCTGGCCAAGGAGGCCACCCTGCTGCTGGCCGTCCTGCACGTCTGCTTCAACCCCGTCCTCTACTTCCACTTCTCACGCTCCTTCCGCCAGAGGCTGAAGCAGACCTTCCGACCCAAAGGGAACAGTTCTGCGCCTCCCCGGGACATGAAAACCTCCCTCCCATCTGTTAGGCCCCCTTGA
- the LOC118229449 gene encoding succinate receptor 1-like isoform X2, whose translation MTCNCTQLANLLRWYYLPTMYSLEFCLGLLGNLLVILGYLFCLKGWKSSNVYLFNLAVSDLLFLCTLPRLANCYARDRPEVSPGFCIANRLLLHVNLYSSILFMAWVSADRYLLVRHPLRQHPLLRRGVAVAVSALTWVAVCVQVAPLLVFIVRDMERSNWTRCSDFGSLSAGGDGGRHLAYSLALTATGYLLPLLALCLSSARIAAVLKAQAGLFQNRADGFQRPQRMVLATAAMFLVLYAPYHVMRNVHIAHQAAAAAASDHTCDRCVESAYIVTRPIAFAHSVVNPAFYFFMGDHFREQLIDRVKALFRGRGSQQKQSQGRESTTPVV comes from the exons ATG aCCTGTAActgcacacagctggccaaCCTGCTGCGGTGGTACTACCTGCCCACCATGTACAGCCTGGAATTCTGCCTGGGCCTCCTGGGCAACCTGCTGGTCATCCTGGGGTACCTGTTCTGCCTGAAAGGGTGGAAGAGCAGCAACGTGTACCTGTTCAACCTGGCCGTCTCCGACCTGCTCTTCCTGTGCACGCTGCCCCGCCTTGCCAACTGCTACGCCCGCGACCGTCCCGAGGTCTCGCCCGGCTTCTGCATCGCCaaccgcctcctcctccacgtcAACCTGTACTCCAGCATCCTGTTCATGGCGTGGGTGAGCGCCGACCGCTACCTGCTGGTGCGCCACCCGCTGcgccagcaccccctgctgcgGCGGGGCGTGGCCGTGGCGGTCTCCGCCCTCACCTGGGTGGCCGTCTGCGTCCAGGTGGCCCCGCTGCTCGTCTTCATCGTCCGGGACATGGAGAGGAGCAACTGGACCCGCTGCAGCGACTTCGGCAGCCTGTCCGCGGGCGGCGACGGCGGGCGCCATCTGGCCTACAGCCTGGCGCTCACGGCGACGGGCTACCTGCTGCCCCTGCTGGCGCTCTGCCTGTCCTCGGCCCGGATCGCGGCCGTCCTGAAGGCCCAGGCGGGCCTGTTCCAGAACCGGGCCGACGGGTTCCAGAGGCCCCAGCGGATGGTGCTGGCCACGGCGGCCATGTTCCTGGTGCTGTACGCGCCGTACCACGTGATGAGGAACGTGCACATAGCCCAtcaggcggcggcggcggcggcgtccgaTCACACGTGCGACCGCTGCGTGGAGAGTGCCTACATCGTCACCCGGCCGATCGCCTTCGCCCACAGCGTGGTCAACCCCGCCTTCTACTTCTTCATGGGCGACCATTTCAGGGAGCAGCTGATTGACAGGGTGAAGGCGCTGTTTCGGGGGCGTGGCTCCCAACAGAAGCAATCCCAAGGACGGGAGAGCACCACGCCTGTGGTTTGA
- the LOC118229407 gene encoding arylacetamide deacetylase-like isoform X3 yields MADFSELLGLKDYMGVMMLITVMETVAPATDRRVRVTEEVFDGVDVVVYRPGQQGGSRELRRAVIYLHGGGWCLGSSRMEPYDLLARKMVVELNAVVISVEYRLAPAHPFPAPFEDVYRGVRYFLRDRVLARYSVDPTRIAVSGDSAGGNLAAAVAQKLQQEPGQQVALKAQALLYPVLQALDLNTPSYRQNQDMPILPRTLMVRFWSEYFTSDKTLFHAMMTNSHNRPEDAHLLKFVNWSSHLPESFRGAYRYSAPEAAAAAGAAAEVPVSAPTGADPSGPFRAVADPRASPLLAQDGGLRLLPKAYILTCEYDVLRDDGVMYATRLRGAGVNVTHRHYAAGFHGALMFTVWPADFQIAHRMTEDYVSWLRENL; encoded by the exons ATG GCAGACTTCAGTGAACTCCTGGGCCTGAAGGACTACATGGGAGTTATGATGCTCATCACCGTCATGGAGACGGTCGCCCCGGCGACCGACAGGCGCGTGCGGGTGACGGAGGAGGTGTTCGACGGGGTGGACGTGGTGGTGTACCGGCCCGGCCAGCAGGGCGGCTCCAGGGAGCTGCGGAGAGCCGTCATCTACCTGCATGGAGGAGGGTGGTGTCTGGGGAGCTCTA gAATGGAACCATATGATCTCCTTGCCAGGAAGATGGTTGTCGAGCTGAACGCGGTTGTCATTTCTGTGGA GTACCGCCTGGCCCCTGCGCACCCCTTCCCCGCCCCATTTGAGGACGTGTACCGGGGGGTCCGGTACTTCCTGCGGGACCGCGTCCTGGCCCGATACTCGGTGGACCCCACCCGAATCGCTGTGTCGGGGGACAGCGCCGGCGGGAACCTGGCGGCCGCCGTGGCTCAGAAG CTGCAGCAGGAGCCcggccagcaggtggcgctaAAGGCGCAGGCTCTGCTGTACCCCGTCCTGCAGGCCCTAGACCTCAACACCCCGTCCTACCGGCAGAACCAGGACATGCCCATCCTGCCCCGCACCCTGATGGTGCGCTTCTGGAGCGAGTACTTCACCAGCGACAAGACCCTGTTCCACGCCATGATGACCAACTCCCACAACCGCCCCGAGGACGCCCACCTGCTCAAGTTCGTCAACTGGAGCTCGCACCTGCCCGAGAGCTTCCGCGGGGCGTACCGGTACAGCGCcccggaggcggcggcggcggcgggggcggcggcggaggTTCCGGTTTCGGCTCCGACCGGCGCGGACCCGTCCGGGCCCTTCCGGGCCGTGGCGGACCCCCGGGCGTCGCCCCTGCTGGCGCAGGACGGGGGCCTGCGGCTGCTGCCCAAGGCCTACATCCTGACGTGCGAGTACGACGTGCTGCGGGACGACGGCGTGATGTACGCCACCCGCCTGCGCGGCGCCGGCGTCAACGTCACGCACCGCCACTACGCCGCCGGCTTCCACGGCGCCCTCATGTTCACCGTCTGGCCCGCCGACTTCCAGATCGCGCACCGGATGACCGAGGACTACGTCAGCTGGCTGAGGGAGAAcctgtag
- the LOC118229449 gene encoding succinate receptor 1-like isoform X1, translated as MTCNCTQLANLLRWYYLPTMYSLEFCLGLLGNLLVILGYLFCLKGWKSSNVYLFNLAVSDLLFLCTLPRLANCYARDRPEVSPGFCIANRLLLHVNLYSSILFMAWVSADRYLLVRHPLRQHPLLRRGVAVAVSALTWVAVCVQVAPLLVFIVRDMERSNWTRCSDFGSLSAGGDGGRHLAYSLALTATGYLLPLLALCLSSARIAAVLKAQAGLFQNRADGFQRPQRMVLATAAMFLVLYAPYHVMRNVHIAHQAAAAAASDHTCDRCVESAYIVTRPIAFAHSVVNPAFYFFMGDHFREQLIDRVKALFRGRGSQQKQSQGRESTTPVV; from the coding sequence aCCTGTAActgcacacagctggccaaCCTGCTGCGGTGGTACTACCTGCCCACCATGTACAGCCTGGAATTCTGCCTGGGCCTCCTGGGCAACCTGCTGGTCATCCTGGGGTACCTGTTCTGCCTGAAAGGGTGGAAGAGCAGCAACGTGTACCTGTTCAACCTGGCCGTCTCCGACCTGCTCTTCCTGTGCACGCTGCCCCGCCTTGCCAACTGCTACGCCCGCGACCGTCCCGAGGTCTCGCCCGGCTTCTGCATCGCCaaccgcctcctcctccacgtcAACCTGTACTCCAGCATCCTGTTCATGGCGTGGGTGAGCGCCGACCGCTACCTGCTGGTGCGCCACCCGCTGcgccagcaccccctgctgcgGCGGGGCGTGGCCGTGGCGGTCTCCGCCCTCACCTGGGTGGCCGTCTGCGTCCAGGTGGCCCCGCTGCTCGTCTTCATCGTCCGGGACATGGAGAGGAGCAACTGGACCCGCTGCAGCGACTTCGGCAGCCTGTCCGCGGGCGGCGACGGCGGGCGCCATCTGGCCTACAGCCTGGCGCTCACGGCGACGGGCTACCTGCTGCCCCTGCTGGCGCTCTGCCTGTCCTCGGCCCGGATCGCGGCCGTCCTGAAGGCCCAGGCGGGCCTGTTCCAGAACCGGGCCGACGGGTTCCAGAGGCCCCAGCGGATGGTGCTGGCCACGGCGGCCATGTTCCTGGTGCTGTACGCGCCGTACCACGTGATGAGGAACGTGCACATAGCCCAtcaggcggcggcggcggcggcgtccgaTCACACGTGCGACCGCTGCGTGGAGAGTGCCTACATCGTCACCCGGCCGATCGCCTTCGCCCACAGCGTGGTCAACCCCGCCTTCTACTTCTTCATGGGCGACCATTTCAGGGAGCAGCTGATTGACAGGGTGAAGGCGCTGTTTCGGGGGCGTGGCTCCCAACAGAAGCAATCCCAAGGACGGGAGAGCACCACGCCTGTGGTTTGA